Part of the Clostridium sporogenes genome, TGGATCATACTACACAGAAGCATATCTAAAAAAATATGGAGATAGAATTACTCAAGTTCAAGGTAATGTAATTTCAGCTAAGGTTGAAAAAAAATCTATACTTTGGATTCTTAATAAAATTACAGTAACTTTACTTGTAAAACCTGAAAGAAGTAAAAATGTTATCAAATGTACTTATATAAAGAAAAAGTGGTTTAAAAAACCTGAATTTATAAATGTATCCCAGGGAAATTTTATACTTGTACAAGGTTTAAAGGGTAAAAAAGGAAAAGAAAACAGAGAATCTATTGAAATAATAAATGTTAGAAATATGACTACAAAGAAAGATTTAATACCTATGGAAGGTAATATACAAAAGGTAAAAAAAGTACAAAGAATTAAAAAATAGAACTTAGCTTTAACTAAGTTCTATTTTTCATTTATTATATGTATATGATCTATCTCCACATTTTTTAAAGCCTCAAAAACTATATGTAAGGTTTTTGAATTAATATCTTTACCATATTTATTGTAATAATTAACAGCATGTTCTTCCCTTTTTTCAGCCATTTCTAATAGTATACTATCATTATCATATTTATCATAATTTATTTTAGCAAGTTTAGGCATTTCTCTTATTCCTGCTAAATTTTTATGAACCATAGCATGACCATATTCTATATTAGCTAAAGACTTAAATAATTTTGATACTTTTTCATTTTTAGCTAATTCTGAAGCCTTCTTATAAAAATCCCCATTAAATACTTCTAATTTTACGGCATGATCTAATATTTTAAAAACTTCTCCATTTAACTCTTTCTCTTCTAGTCTATATATAAATCTTTCCTCACTTAAATATTTTATAGGGGCTCCACATATAGGACAAAATTTTATAGAATCAATAGTATTTTTATCTAAAAAAGCATCCTTATTTAAATTATAATTTCTTTCATTTATTTCTATACCACAAATGTTACAAAACAACTTTTGCATAACTTCCCCTCCTATGATTAATTATTCTATATAATATGTCATAAAGCTATTAAGAATTATACACCTAGAATAAACTCCCAACTTTATTATACAGTATAATATAATTGTATTAAAGGCAAAAAAATTTTTTGCTTCTTTTAAAGATTATCCTTTTATAACTTTCTTATTTAGTATTCAGTAGAATATATTTGAAGTTTTCCTCATATTTATTTAGTGTTAGTATTTTACAGGAGTTGAAATATATTTTTTATGCTTAAAAAAAGAAGTACTTTTTTTAAAGAGTCCCTTACATTAATAGTTTCTAATTTAACTACTGGAGTTTGTGCTTTTACCTTCTCTATACTTATTTCTAATAAACTTGGCGCTGAAGGTATGGGACTTTACGGACTAATTATGCCTATTTATGATTTATTCACTTGCCTTATAAACGGTGGTATGACTGCAGCTATATCCAGAAATTGTGCTATCTATTTCGGTAAAAATGATTTTGGCAATTTACATAAAACCGTAGAATCTACCCTAACCTTTGATACTATATGGGCTATAATTGTTGTGTGTTTTGTTTTTATTAATTCTTCTTACATAAGTTCTAATATAATAAAAGACGCTAGATCTCTTAAGGCTTTGAGAGTTATGTGCCCTGCTATGATTTTTATTGCTTTATCTGCTATATTAAAAGGATATTTTTACTCCATATCAACTTCTAAAGTACCTGCTATTATAGATATACTAGAAAAAGGCCTTAGAATTGTTGTATTTTCTCTTATAATTTATTCCTTTAATATTTCTTCAGTATCTGGAACTGTAACTACAGCTTATATTACTCTTACTATAGGAGAACTTGTAAGTTTAATTTTTCTATATTTTTTTTATATAAAAAATAAATTAAAATTTAAATTTAACTATAATGAATCTGAGGATAGTCTACAACTTCTCTTTAATGTACTTATAGTATCTTTGCCTTTATGCTTAAATGGTTTTTTGACTACGGGTTTGTATACATTATCAACTCTTATAATACCAAGAAGGTTAGTAAGTACTGGCATTAATTATAGAGAGGCTTTATCATTGATGGGAAAATTTTCAAACATGGCTTTGTCTATTCCCTTGTTCCCTTCAATAATATTAACCTCAATTTGTACTATATTAATACCTGACTTATCTGAGAGTATGAGTAAAGGTAACTATTTCTCTATGGAAAATAGAATAGAAAAAATTATAAAAATAGCCCTAATATTAAGTTTAAGCACCTTATGCGTTTGTACTGCTATACCTAATGAATTAGGCTTTATGTTTTTTAACAGAAAGGACCTAGGAAATTATATAAAGTTTTTATCCTTTTCTACTCCCTTTGTATATGTTTCTATTATAAGCTATGCTATATTAAACGGTATAGGAAAGCAGAAAATACTTTTAAAAAACTCAATAATTGTAGCTGTAGAGGATTTGATACTTTTATATATGCTAACAGGTTTGTCTTTTATAAATATATACGGCTATGGTATAACCTTAATAATAACCTCTATAAGCTCTATATTACTAAACTTTGAAGAAATAAGAAAACATTGTTTTATAAAAATAGACCTACATGAAAAATTCATATATGCTTTATGCACAATTTTAGTATATCTTATATTAAATCTATTAAATAATATAATATCATTACAAAATATTTATATAAGAAATATTTTAATAATATTTTCTGGATTTTCTTTAATGTTTATCCTTATAAATATTACAAATAAAAAACATTAGATTAGCAAGAAAACGCCTTGCCAATCTAATGTTTTTTATCTTATTCTTTTTCTAACAAACTTAGGTATAAACTTTATTAATTTAGAAGGCATTCTATCTAAATCTTTTTTTCTTACGCCCCCTATTAATATCAATGAATAAGCATATATAAATACTCCTAATATTACAGCTGCCATAGTTCCAACAGCGTTAGATATATAAACTTTTTTAATTACACTTACTAAAGCATGATTAATTACACTATGAAAAGGTACTATTATAAATCCCATTATGCTACCTGCTATAAAAGGCCTTATAGCAGGTAGTATAAGGCTAAATTTAACCTTTAAAGACTTTTTAATCATTCTATGATTTAATATAATAGGTATTAAAAATCCAATGGCGCTACCATATATAGCTCCCATTATATTTATGCTTGGGTTTGCTATTAACAAATAATTTGTTAATATTTTAAAACATATACCAATTAAGGAATACAAAGTAGCAGCATAAAGCTTCCCTATACTCTGAAGTATAGTAGTTTGTATTTGAGCTACAGCCATCAATACTAAAACTATAACACCATACCTCATTATTTCTACACCGCCACCTATATGTAGCATTTTGTATATAGGGTCTGCTAAAGATCCTAGCCCTACAGCGGCTGGTATAGCTATTAAAAAACATGATCTAAAAGCATAATTTATATTACTTTTAACCTGTTTTTTATCTCCCTTAGCTGCAGCCCCTGCTATTACAGGAAGCACCGCCATAGATAATGAACTTATTATAGCTATAGGAACATTCATAAGTTGTTGATACTTAGCTAAATGCCCATATAATATAGTTGCATTAACTTCATTAAATCCAGCTACCATAAGTCTGGCCTTAGTATTAGATACATCTACCAAAACTCCTGCTGAATTCATACCTACACATAATGTTATAGGTAATCCATAATGTATAATTTTTTTCATCAAATAAGCTACACTATATTTCTCATCTTTTATGCTGTCTTTATCTTTTACTTTTATTGCTCCATTTTTTCTATGACAATATATCAAAAATAAAGCTGAAACTAAAGCTCCTAATGAGGTTCCAACAGTACCTCCTGCACAACCTGCTTCTAATCCATATTTTATAAACATTGCTGCAAACAATAAGGAAAATATTATATTTACAAGCTGTTCTATAACCTGAGATATAGCAGTAGGTGTCATATTACCCATACCTTGAAAATATCCTCTATAAGCAGAAGCAACAGAAGTAAATAAAATGGATGGTGCTAAGGCCAATACTGATAATTGAGCTTCTGGGTATCCTATACGCTTAGATAGAAAACCAGATGCACCAATAGTAAACAGCGCCATTACAAATCCTAAAAACAACAGCATATATCTGGCAAGTCTAAAAGACTTTAAAGCATCTTTATAGTTCTCCGTTGCTATAAGCTCCGACACGAGCTTAGATATGGCTACAGGTATACCAGAATTAGTCAAAACAAATATAAATAAAAAAATCTGATAAGCAGCCGCATAAATACCATACCCTTGATCTGTAAGTATATTTATTAATACTGGTATGTAAATTAAAGAAAAAACCTTTGCCATCATTCCTGCTATGGATAATATGGCAAATCCTTTAGTTACTGATTGCTTTTTCATAATGTACTCCCCATCCCATACTTATATATTATTAAAACTTAAACACATCTTTTTTTACTTTCTTAAAAATCGGTGGTAAAGTTTCTGCTATGGTTCTGTTTTTCATATATTCTAAATTTCCCATAGTTTCTCTAAATATGAGTTTATAGGAATACAAATATTGATAACTTAATCCATACTTATTGTGGAAAAAGCTATTTAATTTTTTATCTCCATATTTAGAATCTCCTATTATAGGATTTCCTAAATGGCTTAAATGAGCTCTAAGCTGATGACTTCTTCCTGTTAAAAGCTCTATTTCTATAAATGAAAAGGAACCACAGGTCTGAATAGTCTTAACATTCATAGCTATTTTTTTAGTATTAGGCTTTGGCTCCTTATATATTTTAGACATGTTCGTGTCCTCATTTTTAGATATATAAGCTTCATAAATACCATCTTTAATTCTACTCTTTACTAAAGATGAATAATATTTTTCTATTTTTCTATCTCTTATCATTTCGTTTAGAGTTTTTAGAGATTCATAATTTTTA contains:
- a CDS encoding ferritin family protein, whose translation is MQKLFCNICGIEINERNYNLNKDAFLDKNTIDSIKFCPICGAPIKYLSEERFIYRLEEKELNGEVFKILDHAVKLEVFNGDFYKKASELAKNEKVSKLFKSLANIEYGHAMVHKNLAGIREMPKLAKINYDKYDNDSILLEMAEKREEHAVNYYNKYGKDINSKTLHIVFEALKNVEIDHIHIINEK
- a CDS encoding putative polysaccharide biosynthesis protein, which translates into the protein MKKQSVTKGFAILSIAGMMAKVFSLIYIPVLINILTDQGYGIYAAAYQIFLFIFVLTNSGIPVAISKLVSELIATENYKDALKSFRLARYMLLFLGFVMALFTIGASGFLSKRIGYPEAQLSVLALAPSILFTSVASAYRGYFQGMGNMTPTAISQVIEQLVNIIFSLLFAAMFIKYGLEAGCAGGTVGTSLGALVSALFLIYCHRKNGAIKVKDKDSIKDEKYSVAYLMKKIIHYGLPITLCVGMNSAGVLVDVSNTKARLMVAGFNEVNATILYGHLAKYQQLMNVPIAIISSLSMAVLPVIAGAAAKGDKKQVKSNINYAFRSCFLIAIPAAVGLGSLADPIYKMLHIGGGVEIMRYGVIVLVLMAVAQIQTTILQSIGKLYAATLYSLIGICFKILTNYLLIANPSINIMGAIYGSAIGFLIPIILNHRMIKKSLKVKFSLILPAIRPFIAGSIMGFIIVPFHSVINHALVSVIKKVYISNAVGTMAAVILGVFIYAYSLILIGGVRKKDLDRMPSKLIKFIPKFVRKRIR
- the spoVB gene encoding stage V sporulation protein B; amino-acid sequence: MLKKRSTFFKESLTLIVSNLTTGVCAFTFSILISNKLGAEGMGLYGLIMPIYDLFTCLINGGMTAAISRNCAIYFGKNDFGNLHKTVESTLTFDTIWAIIVVCFVFINSSYISSNIIKDARSLKALRVMCPAMIFIALSAILKGYFYSISTSKVPAIIDILEKGLRIVVFSLIIYSFNISSVSGTVTTAYITLTIGELVSLIFLYFFYIKNKLKFKFNYNESEDSLQLLFNVLIVSLPLCLNGFLTTGLYTLSTLIIPRRLVSTGINYREALSLMGKFSNMALSIPLFPSIILTSICTILIPDLSESMSKGNYFSMENRIEKIIKIALILSLSTLCVCTAIPNELGFMFFNRKDLGNYIKFLSFSTPFVYVSIISYAILNGIGKQKILLKNSIIVAVEDLILLYMLTGLSFINIYGYGITLIITSISSILLNFEEIRKHCFIKIDLHEKFIYALCTILVYLILNLLNNIISLQNIYIRNILIIFSGFSLMFILINITNKKH
- a CDS encoding RluA family pseudouridine synthase, with the translated sequence MKIVIGANEAGQRLDKFCRKWLKDVPLSAIYKAIRKGEIKVNGRKSKEKNFLEEGDIVESFNVKSKGEKKKFIRIDNNLKITYEDENMVLVEKWPGVLVHSDKKEGEPTLTDYVLSYLYDKGDYTPELEVTFTPAPCNRLDRNTSGIVIFGKNYESLKTLNEMIRDRKIEKYYSSLVKSRIKDGIYEAYISKNEDTNMSKIYKEPKPNTKKIAMNVKTIQTCGSFSFIEIELLTGRSHQLRAHLSHLGNPIIGDSKYGDKKLNSFFHNKYGLSYQYLYSYKLIFRETMGNLEYMKNRTIAETLPPIFKKVKKDVFKF